TCCTGACCTTAATCCCAGCGGCATAGCCCACGGGCTGTGGGGCGATGTTGGACTGACCGGGCTCTCCAGTGACCATGGCCATCCCAAAAACCTCCTGGAAGGCATCTCTGACTGCCTCCAGATGCATTTCTCTATCTGAAGTCACCACTATGTCAATGTCGCCACCAGACTCTGAGGAGCAGTAATGCCAGTCAGGTACATTATGTCATGATAATGATTGACAGGTGCAGGATGGGATGACCTACTGATGTACGGAGCCATGCCGGGATCCAGTGTGGTGATCATGGACTCCACAGAGTGCTTGGTTCTGTCCAGGACAGTTTTCACTACAGGGTTTCCAGCGACTCCCTGGATACACACAGATAATGCACATGAAGTAGCTGCTAGAACATGGAGGAGATAATGATGggatacattttttaaacaaatattttaaggCAGATTTATTGATATAGAGTCAAACTGGTATATAACAAGAGTTTAACAACTATCAGCTTAAAACAGCTTATCCGCTCTACGCTGATTCTGCAGAATCCAGATCTgacgtgacttttttttttgctttccttCGCTTCCAGAATCAGAGACTTGACTGGTGTGGGATTACCTTGATGAAGCCCCAGATGCCTCCACCAGTGCCCATGTCTGCAGACACTCTGGGATCTCCTTGCTCCTCTGGGAAAGTGATGGGAGATCCAGTATTTAATCCCCCTGTCGTGACTGGCTGCTGGACCATGGTGGTGGACATGACACCTGAATGATATGATGAGTATAAgaggaaaataagaataatagcTACGACACTGTTGAATCGACTTGGCAATGGACATCCATGAGTTTAAAGCAATGAAACATCTCAGTGGAGGCATGAAAACAGTCGTTCTCCAGACTGAATAAGGCCTTTAGACCTTGtattaacttcatattatatttaaatgcatttgtaGCCCCTGCCACAATATTACCTCTGATCACCATACGGTTCCTTTTATCTAATGGTCAAAACTCAGGAGTTACACCGCAAAatctgctttgctcgtcactagtttgtgtgattgtgtcgcgtataaaaccacGTCctgcccacattgaggaggcgGTACTAAAGTAATGTCGAGCCGTACCGTGCTGTGCTACaactgtagtggaaaagtgccactGGACATCCTGTTGCTTTATGACAGACTGAATTAAAAGAAACCAGATTAAACACAGACGCCTACAAAGCAAACAGTGTGTAGCAGAAGAGACAGGTGTGGCTTGTACCTGGCACACTGGAAGGACTGGAGAAGGTTTGAATCAGCGGTGTCTGCGGTGTTCGACCAGCGTGACCCCGCGTGATATCGTACCCTGCACTCATGGAGAAGCTGGATATGGGCGGGCCAACAGGAGGAGCCAACACGCCTGGAACTGGGGGGTTAGGTGATCTGATGGTGGACGGCAGAGGAGAGAAAtagggggaggtggagggagaaAAGGGAGAATGACTTGGAAATGGAGCGGTgagtgaggagggaggaggaaactGGGAGGAAAGGGAGGCAGGCACAGGACTACTgaaggcagggagggagggaacagTTGGGACTGTGGTGGAGACTGAGGCGGAACTGATGGAGCTGCTGCCTGCCAGGGACAGAGGAGTCGACAGACCTGAAATTGAAAGAAATTCTTGTTATGCCTCGGAAATTCTCAGTGTGTCTTTGGTCATCAGCTCATTGTATAGGTCAGATATTTATGAAAATGAGATGACAAAGTAAAATACTGCAAacgaaataaataataaaacactatAAAAAGCAAACAATGGCTGCTAGGGGTGAGAATATTAGATCGTAAAGAATTAGAACATGTCGACGATCTGCCAAAGCAGAGAGAGATCGTGGTATCGCTAACAGGACACATTCTATCCATTATGCTCCTGCATGGCAGCATCAGGTTGTTTTTTCTATTCCTCAGCCAAATCACACTATCTGCCAGTCCACTTCATGCCTGCCCTGGAGAAACCAGTTTGTTCCAGTCATACCAATCATATCGTAGGAGCCAGTATTTCATTAAAGCCTTAGCAGTTGATCGTGAAGAGAAAGGAATTGTTGTATCATAGTACTTACATTTGATGTTATTAGATAAAGGGCACCGTGGATCTTTGATACCTTTGATAGCTGATACAGAGATAGATACATAGATGGACAGGCAGCTATTATGCATTCCCAGCTCGTAACATGTGTTAgagctgtgctgtgttgttgatCTGAGAGGCTTGGATATATGTGGATGAATGATTAAAAGTGTAGCAGGAAGCCATGGCTGACTTTGCAAAGCAGAACTATGCTGCTTGTTCCCTGATCTGCCTCTGTCTGTGCAGGGGGCGTGGCTAGAGCCTTAAAAATTCAAAAGTCTGGTTATGTTCCACAACGTAAACACGTGATAATAGTGTTTGCCCGAAGTGCAACAAGAATTGTGTTGTCTTTCCTGCTTAGCTCATAGACCGTGGTCAGAGAGCACAGGGGAGACAGAAGCTGTAGCTTCTTCACGCTGACACTCCTCCTAAAGGCATCGCAGCACTCTCACAACAAGTGTAAAGGTGTCGTTtaccatttaaattaaataacaacaacaaaaagttttcTTCAAGTCTTACATACTTGTTAAATGTCCATTGTACTTGGCACAAGTTGGCAACATTGCACAGACTGATTCAAATCtgttcagaaatgttttttggCCTAAATACTCCGTTTTAAAAATATCCTTTTTTGAAAAGTTCCTCTTTTGTATCCTGACTGTCCTGTAAAGTCGTACTTtgttactttacttttactacTTCTTTAAGATTGCAGCTTGCAGATTACAGAATATtaaaacacagtcacactccACACATCTACATGCTCGATGTATGGAACTACACAATCCCTTTCATTCATCTGACATGaatacaagacatttgagtCTGCAACTTAAGGTGAAATTAAATATAACTATAGCATCAAAATGTCGTCTTTGTTTGACAGTGTAGCTTTATTCTTACAACAAAGCATTTTGCTTGTTTTATATTCGTAGTAGGTCTGACGTCTGTGAAATGAGCTATAACGGATACGTTGGAAGTTCACTGGATCAGCACAGAACTGTCGCTCTTCTTGCATCTCAAGCCATGTCTGGACTCTTACCTGTGGTCATTGGTGGCGAGctgacagcagcagccgcagTCAGAGGAGGTGCAGGACTAGCAGGAGGTGTCGTCTCAATCACGCTCTCTTCCATCATCTTCTAAGCCTTAAAACCACACGTCAGCCCTGATTATAGCTGCAAGAAGATGTGATCACTTATTTAGAATGTCTCATTACTAATAATATGGAATTTCTAATTCCATATAAAGACGTTTCAACTTAATACAGTTTCTTTAATGTTTACTATAAATATAGGTGTTCCCACCTTTAGCTAACAGAGTGGTTATATCAGGGGGTCGCGGTGAGGCCAGTAATGCACTGCAAGGATAATAAGGACGGATATGTTATGTGATAGGAGTAGCGGGTAAGGtttgatctttttctttgctttttttttgggttaAAGGTTACCATctagtttaaaatgtaatatatgaTGACACGTGCAAACAAAGACGACTTACATTTGCTTTGGATTATGAACTGTCCTACTGCACAACACAAATTAGGAGGATCTAATGGCTCCTATAACTTCATCTACATCAAGATTCAAAGCCAAATGGCATGTCCCTAGTGTTGCTCACTGTTGTAAAGAGGCAGCGGTGATGGCATGAGTACTTTTCCTCAcagctgcagttgtgttgtgtcatgATGAACATCTCATTGGGAGTTTGACTGACAGATATTGCACTTTGTTAGTTAGTAAGTCCAATAATCACTgtgtaataaatgaaatgtgacaATTATCACATAGCACCATTATTAATACTCTAATGCAGAGATGataatgatatttttttgtaaatggcATAGAACATTTGAATTGCAGCCAATAAAAACACCTGCAATTACAATTTGATAACATTGATGTGTCAGTGATTCTTTTAACAATGACTGATATTATTAAGCAATAAAAGTGTGCTACGGTGCTTCAGCTGCTGTATCTTCCTCTGGGCCACTTACTGGTCAGAGATTTTAATTTGTTACTGTAAATATCAGTTATCAGCCTCATTAACAAGTAATTCTCTATGTTAATATAGAAAAGTCGGTTGACTACTAGGTCCCATGAACACATGAAGGCACCAGAACTCCTGACTGAAagctaaaacacaacatgaagTAACGCTTCCATCAAACGAGCAGAAACACATAAACAATGAGCACATCaatcattcttcttcttcttcttctgcttcttcttcttcttcttcttactggCAGCTTTGTTTACACAACGCACTTAACAACGCAGATGTTAAACAAACAATGCTAGGCTTTAAAACAAGGATGCACCGTTGTCTGTTCAGTTCTGTGGAAAAACTGTTAGCTTCCTCTGTCACACAACCACTGCAACTCCGAACTCAGCTGTACacgtggacacaaacacacgcgcgcgcacacacacacattcacgcaGCTCAGGCTAAAGACAAATGGCAA
This Solea solea chromosome 19, fSolSol10.1, whole genome shotgun sequence DNA region includes the following protein-coding sequences:
- the prrc1 gene encoding protein PRRC1 isoform X1, translated to MMEESVIETTPPASPAPPLTAAAAVSSPPMTTGLSTPLSLAGSSSISSASVSTTVPTVPSLPAFSSPVPASLSSQFPPPSSLTAPFPSHSPFSPSTSPYFSPLPSTIRSPNPPVPGVLAPPVGPPISSFSMSAGYDITRGHAGRTPQTPLIQTFSSPSSVPGVMSTTMVQQPVTTGGLNTGSPITFPEEQGDPRVSADMGTGGGIWGFIKGVAGNPVVKTVLDRTKHSVESMITTLDPGMAPYIKSGGDIDIVVTSDREMHLEAVRDAFQEVFGMAMVTGEPGQSNIAPQPVGYAAGIKGAQERVDSLRRAGVLHEKQPVVSLESFIAELFPDKWFDIGCLILEDPSYNIHIEVFTQATPLALDYVQQAQSLTPPDYSLRWSGLIIPVGEVLERSLPNINKTNWHQAMTGMSQRQMIQSAAKALAGIYKQQLPPRTV
- the prrc1 gene encoding protein PRRC1 isoform X2 — translated: MIGLSTPLSLAGSSSISSASVSTTVPTVPSLPAFSSPVPASLSSQFPPPSSLTAPFPSHSPFSPSTSPYFSPLPSTIRSPNPPVPGVLAPPVGPPISSFSMSAGYDITRGHAGRTPQTPLIQTFSSPSSVPGVMSTTMVQQPVTTGGLNTGSPITFPEEQGDPRVSADMGTGGGIWGFIKGVAGNPVVKTVLDRTKHSVESMITTLDPGMAPYIKSGGDIDIVVTSDREMHLEAVRDAFQEVFGMAMVTGEPGQSNIAPQPVGYAAGIKGAQERVDSLRRAGVLHEKQPVVSLESFIAELFPDKWFDIGCLILEDPSYNIHIEVFTQATPLALDYVQQAQSLTPPDYSLRWSGLIIPVGEVLERSLPNINKTNWHQAMTGMSQRQMIQSAAKALAGIYKQQLPPRTV